In the genome of Cupriavidus malaysiensis, one region contains:
- a CDS encoding dodecin, with protein MSNHTYKLVEIVGSSPEGTDKAIQNAIAKASETIKHIDWFEMVEMRGHIVDGTVAHFQVTLKIGFRVD; from the coding sequence ATGTCAAACCATACCTACAAGCTGGTGGAGATCGTCGGTTCCTCGCCGGAGGGCACGGACAAGGCCATCCAGAATGCCATCGCCAAGGCGAGCGAAACCATCAAGCATATCGACTGGTTCGAGATGGTGGAGATGCGCGGCCACATCGTCGACGGTACGGTGGCGCACTTCCAGGTGACGCTGAAGATCGGCTTCCGCGTCGACTGA
- a CDS encoding tartrate dehydrogenase, whose protein sequence is MTSSPKAPLRIAVIPGDGIGKEVMPEGLRVLEAAAARFSLDLEFVHFDWAHCDYYLQTGAMMPADWRAQLEGCDALYFGAVGWPDKVPDHVSLWGSLLKFRREFDQYVNLRPVRLFEGVPCPLANRKPGDIDFLVVRENTEGEYTSLGGRMFEGTEREVVLQESVFSRHGTDRVLRYAFELARARQRRHLTVATKSNGIAVSMPYWDERTDAMAVHYPDVAVDRQHIDILTARFVLQPTRFDVVVASNLFGDILSDLGPACAGTIGLAPSANLNPERRFPSLFEPVHGSAPDIYGKNIANPVAMIWSGALMLDFLGGARAGDGAPDARFRQAHDAILGAIETVLAQGPRTPDLGGGASTTEVGEAIARLVGAGTAADALAA, encoded by the coding sequence ATGACCTCATCCCCCAAGGCCCCGCTGCGCATCGCCGTCATCCCCGGAGACGGCATCGGCAAGGAAGTGATGCCGGAAGGCCTGCGCGTGCTCGAGGCCGCCGCGGCGCGCTTCTCGCTCGACCTGGAATTCGTCCACTTCGACTGGGCCCACTGCGACTACTACCTGCAGACCGGCGCGATGATGCCGGCCGACTGGCGCGCGCAGCTGGAAGGCTGCGACGCGCTGTACTTCGGCGCGGTCGGCTGGCCCGACAAGGTGCCCGACCATGTCTCGCTGTGGGGCTCGCTGCTCAAGTTCCGCCGCGAGTTCGACCAGTACGTGAACCTGCGCCCGGTGCGCCTGTTCGAAGGCGTGCCTTGCCCGCTGGCCAACCGCAAGCCCGGCGACATCGACTTCCTGGTGGTGCGCGAGAACACCGAGGGCGAATACACCTCGCTGGGCGGCCGCATGTTCGAAGGCACCGAGCGCGAGGTGGTGCTGCAGGAATCCGTGTTCAGCCGGCACGGCACCGACCGCGTGCTGCGCTACGCCTTCGAGCTGGCCCGCGCGCGCCAGCGCCGCCATTTGACCGTGGCCACCAAATCCAACGGCATCGCGGTCAGCATGCCCTACTGGGACGAGCGCACCGATGCGATGGCGGTGCACTATCCCGACGTCGCCGTCGATCGCCAGCACATCGACATCCTGACCGCGCGCTTCGTGCTGCAGCCCACGCGCTTCGACGTGGTGGTGGCCTCCAACCTGTTCGGCGACATCCTGTCCGACCTGGGCCCGGCCTGCGCCGGCACCATCGGCCTGGCGCCGTCGGCCAACCTGAACCCCGAGCGCCGCTTTCCCTCGCTGTTCGAGCCGGTGCACGGCTCCGCGCCCGACATCTACGGCAAGAACATCGCCAACCCGGTCGCCATGATCTGGTCGGGCGCGCTGATGCTCGATTTCCTCGGCGGCGCGCGCGCGGGGGACGGCGCGCCTGATGCACGTTTCCGCCAGGCGCACGATGCCATCCTGGGCGCCATCGAGACCGTGCTGGCGCAGGGCCCGCGCACGCCCGACCTGGGCGGCGGCGCCAGCACCACCGAGGTCGGCGAAGCCATCGCCCGGCTGGTCGGCGCGGGCACCGCGGCCGACGCGCTGGCCGCCTGA
- a CDS encoding TonB-dependent siderophore receptor, with protein MAVAATPVAAQSAGSATVAAAELPAVTVSGTGDSNFKVDSTSSIKNPDKLLDTPRSITVIPQEVIQSTASASLTDVLRTVPGIAFGAGEGGNPVGDRPFIRGYDAQASTFLDGFRDIGSQSREIFNVETVEVTKGPAGAYDGRGSAGGSINITSKAPRLENFAEGNVSLGNADYKRATADGNWKFSDHGAFRLNAMVHDQDVPGRDVANQSRWGIAPTVAFGLGTDTRLTLAYYHMQSNDIPDTGIPYNNPTFNRRSDSIARTSFAGDGSPISVPRNTYYGLANRDFRKDQTDMGTIRFEHDFSPALKFRNQTRVARTHQDFIWTQPDDSQGNIYYGMVWRRANTRVSTVNTVANQTDLSGTVQTGFAKHKYAFGIEFAQEKSENDSYNVATGSNRCPSGPGAAGGYNCTTLLNPNPFDPWSGAISRANNPTNSKTNTAAVYLFDSVELGKHWLVNGGIRYDRYDANFTSAADSKGVRTDFGRTDNLFNYQLGIVFKPVETVSLYASFGTSSTPAGSFLTQGSDGNALGPDRSGNIGAMLAPEKNRAYEVGAKWEPLQRRLALTAALFRIDTTNARITLQDGTAAMAGDKRVQGFELGFSGNVTNDWAVFGGYTHLKSELRNAGGAGAAFGLANGTSFPNTPDDSFSLWTTYQVLPKFTLGGGAYYVSKIWGNESTNKWVPSYWRFDAMASYRVNKNLALQLNVQNLTDKVYYSQAYASHYATMAPGRAFIFSANVRF; from the coding sequence ATGGCGGTGGCGGCAACACCGGTGGCCGCGCAGTCGGCCGGCAGCGCCACGGTGGCCGCGGCTGAACTGCCGGCGGTGACGGTCAGCGGCACGGGCGACAGCAACTTCAAGGTCGACTCCACCTCTTCGATCAAGAACCCGGACAAGTTGCTCGACACGCCGCGCTCGATCACCGTGATTCCGCAGGAAGTGATCCAGAGCACCGCCTCGGCCAGCCTCACCGACGTGCTGCGCACCGTGCCCGGCATCGCCTTCGGCGCCGGCGAGGGCGGCAACCCGGTCGGCGACCGCCCCTTCATCCGCGGCTACGACGCGCAGGCCAGCACCTTCCTCGACGGCTTCCGCGACATCGGCTCGCAATCGCGCGAGATCTTCAACGTCGAGACGGTGGAAGTGACCAAGGGTCCGGCCGGCGCCTACGACGGCCGCGGCTCCGCCGGCGGCAGCATCAACATCACCAGCAAGGCGCCGCGCCTGGAGAACTTCGCCGAGGGCAATGTCAGTCTCGGCAACGCCGACTACAAGCGCGCCACCGCCGACGGCAACTGGAAGTTCTCCGACCACGGGGCCTTCCGCCTCAACGCCATGGTGCATGACCAGGACGTGCCGGGCCGCGACGTGGCCAACCAGTCGCGCTGGGGCATCGCGCCGACCGTCGCCTTCGGCCTGGGCACCGACACGCGCCTGACGCTGGCGTACTACCACATGCAGTCCAACGACATCCCGGACACCGGGATCCCGTACAACAACCCGACCTTCAACCGGCGCAGCGACAGCATCGCCCGTACCAGCTTTGCCGGCGACGGCTCGCCGATCAGCGTGCCGCGCAACACCTACTACGGCCTGGCCAACCGCGATTTCCGCAAGGACCAGACCGACATGGGCACGATCCGCTTCGAGCACGATTTCAGCCCGGCGCTCAAGTTCCGCAACCAGACGCGCGTGGCCCGCACCCACCAGGACTTCATCTGGACCCAGCCCGACGACAGCCAGGGCAACATCTACTACGGCATGGTCTGGCGCCGCGCCAACACGCGCGTCTCCACGGTCAACACCGTCGCCAACCAGACCGACCTGTCCGGCACCGTGCAGACCGGCTTCGCCAAGCACAAGTACGCCTTCGGCATCGAGTTCGCGCAGGAGAAGAGCGAGAACGACAGCTACAACGTGGCCACCGGCAGCAACCGCTGCCCCAGCGGCCCGGGCGCCGCCGGCGGCTACAACTGCACCACGCTGCTCAACCCGAATCCCTTCGATCCGTGGTCCGGCGCCATCTCGCGCGCCAACAACCCGACCAACTCGAAGACCAACACGGCGGCGGTCTACCTGTTCGACTCGGTCGAGCTGGGCAAGCACTGGCTGGTCAACGGCGGCATCCGCTACGACCGCTACGACGCCAACTTCACCTCCGCCGCGGACAGCAAGGGCGTGCGCACCGACTTCGGCCGCACCGACAATCTGTTCAACTACCAGTTGGGCATCGTCTTCAAGCCGGTCGAGACGGTCAGCCTGTACGCCTCCTTCGGCACCTCGTCGACCCCGGCAGGCTCCTTCCTGACCCAGGGCAGCGACGGCAATGCGCTGGGCCCGGACCGCAGCGGCAACATTGGCGCCATGCTGGCGCCCGAGAAGAACCGCGCCTACGAAGTGGGCGCCAAGTGGGAGCCGCTGCAGCGGCGCCTGGCCCTGACCGCCGCGCTGTTCCGCATCGACACCACCAATGCCCGCATCACCTTGCAGGACGGCACCGCGGCCATGGCCGGCGACAAGCGCGTGCAGGGCTTCGAGCTGGGCTTCTCCGGCAACGTCACCAACGACTGGGCGGTGTTCGGCGGCTACACCCACCTGAAGAGTGAACTGCGCAACGCGGGCGGCGCCGGCGCGGCCTTCGGCCTCGCCAACGGCACCTCCTTCCCCAACACGCCGGACGACAGCTTCAGCCTGTGGACCACCTACCAGGTGCTGCCCAAGTTCACGCTGGGCGGCGGCGCCTACTACGTGTCCAAGATCTGGGGCAACGAGTCGACCAACAAATGGGTGCCGTCGTACTGGCGCTTCGACGCCATGGCCAGCTATCGGGTCAACAAGAACCTGGCGCTGCAGCTCAACGTGCAGAACCTGACCGACAAGGTCTACTACAGCCAGGCCTACGCCAGCCACTACGCCACCATGGCGCCCGGCCGCGCCTTCATCTTCAGCGCCAACGTGCGCTTCTGA
- a CDS encoding ShlB/FhaC/HecB family hemolysin secretion/activation protein: MRARTRVATLLIGLGVCQASYSDPRSPVQGDPTQTLPKIEPSRPAGSNVTIQVERPDAALQHLLQSRLTPQKFQIEGVKTIPFAEIAAKFAPLAGHEITVAQLLEAANEVTQMYQQRGYPLSFAFVPAQTFENGNVLVTVVEGYVKTITIRGKAGAAEDRLRAIGERLMQDKPLRRETFEHYANVLGLQPGMQVAATVQPPQTTDGACELVLDIKRKPVTFGTGIEYMSPGLRAISTLTANSLSPLGEQVSVSALFPKGPNKEEYYAANYAQPIGTEGMVARVTASHYRGVPENATLAPLGIDPRYVNDNKRIGASLAYPLLLSNAQTLIATGGIYGVDQFERYTGTATGQQVTLGTRVRVVSAEANYVQRSQGQTRTLMLGLYQGIAGLGASRENTTNDLSFFRTRLQASQSNDLPAGFGMTVSAAGQFSAQRLASSEQISFGGRMFGLGYPAGEVAGDKGWGASLEFNRLFTLDMAYLKTVQPYVIGDMARVLSNSVVLTHRSLASVGLGVRFSDRRYYTLDLSIAQPVGDKPINASHRSPRLNAIYSYQFD; encoded by the coding sequence ATGCGAGCACGTACTCGTGTCGCCACGCTTTTGATCGGCCTCGGCGTCTGCCAGGCCTCTTATTCCGATCCGCGCAGCCCGGTCCAGGGCGACCCGACCCAGACCCTGCCGAAGATCGAGCCGAGCCGGCCCGCCGGCAGCAACGTCACGATCCAGGTGGAACGTCCCGATGCCGCGCTGCAGCACCTGCTGCAAAGCCGGCTGACGCCGCAGAAGTTCCAGATCGAAGGGGTCAAGACCATCCCCTTCGCCGAGATCGCCGCGAAGTTCGCGCCGCTGGCCGGCCACGAGATCACCGTCGCACAACTGCTGGAAGCCGCCAACGAAGTCACGCAGATGTACCAGCAGCGCGGCTACCCGCTTTCGTTCGCCTTCGTGCCGGCGCAGACTTTCGAGAACGGCAACGTCCTGGTCACGGTGGTCGAAGGCTATGTCAAGACCATCACCATCCGCGGCAAGGCCGGCGCGGCCGAGGACCGCCTGCGCGCGATCGGCGAACGGCTGATGCAGGACAAGCCGCTGCGCCGCGAGACCTTCGAACACTATGCCAACGTGCTCGGCCTGCAGCCGGGCATGCAGGTGGCGGCCACCGTGCAGCCGCCGCAGACCACCGATGGCGCCTGCGAGCTGGTGCTCGACATCAAGCGCAAGCCCGTCACCTTCGGCACCGGCATCGAGTACATGTCGCCGGGGCTGCGCGCGATCTCCACGCTCACCGCCAACAGCCTGTCGCCGCTGGGTGAACAGGTCTCGGTGTCAGCCCTGTTTCCCAAGGGCCCGAACAAGGAAGAGTACTACGCGGCCAACTACGCGCAGCCGATCGGCACCGAGGGCATGGTGGCGCGCGTGACCGCCTCGCACTACCGCGGCGTGCCCGAGAACGCGACGCTGGCGCCGCTCGGCATCGATCCGCGCTATGTCAACGACAACAAGCGCATCGGCGCCAGCCTCGCCTACCCGCTGCTGCTCAGCAACGCGCAGACACTGATCGCCACCGGCGGCATCTACGGCGTCGACCAGTTCGAACGCTATACCGGCACGGCCACCGGGCAGCAGGTGACACTGGGCACGCGCGTGCGCGTGGTCAGCGCCGAGGCCAACTACGTGCAGCGCAGCCAGGGCCAGACGCGCACCCTGATGCTGGGCCTGTACCAGGGCATCGCCGGGCTCGGCGCCTCGCGCGAGAACACCACCAACGACCTCAGCTTCTTCCGCACCCGGCTGCAGGCCTCGCAGTCGAACGACCTGCCGGCCGGCTTCGGCATGACCGTGTCGGCGGCGGGCCAGTTCAGCGCGCAGCGGCTGGCCTCGAGCGAACAGATCAGCTTCGGCGGCCGCATGTTCGGCCTGGGCTATCCGGCCGGCGAAGTGGCGGGCGACAAGGGCTGGGGCGCCTCGCTCGAATTCAATCGTCTGTTCACGCTCGACATGGCCTACCTGAAGACGGTCCAGCCCTACGTCATCGGCGACATGGCGCGCGTGCTCTCCAACAGCGTTGTGCTGACGCACCGTTCGCTGGCCTCGGTAGGACTCGGCGTGCGCTTCTCCGACCGCCGCTACTACACGCTGGACCTGTCGATCGCACAACCGGTCGGCGACAAGCCCATCAACGCGTCGCACCGCTCGCCGCGGCTGAACGCGATCTACTCCTACCAGTTCGACTGA
- a CDS encoding A24 family peptidase, whose protein sequence is MLFVAVLFCAAIVWTDFLHRRVPNTVLAAALAAACMALVFGPSSQPALSSRLLGMGLGFVVTLPVYALGRMGAGDVKFLAVAGLFSGAAGLPAVWIVGSLLALVHALLARSDRVALVVARASQWRSRTHGNAQHQVRLPQPFDARRGIPYAAYLAMGLLAWLLRAQ, encoded by the coding sequence ATGCTGTTCGTTGCCGTGCTGTTCTGCGCGGCAATCGTCTGGACCGACTTCTTACACCGTAGAGTTCCCAACACCGTGCTGGCCGCGGCGCTTGCCGCCGCCTGCATGGCGCTGGTGTTCGGCCCTTCGTCGCAGCCGGCGCTGTCATCGCGCCTGCTGGGGATGGGGCTGGGCTTCGTCGTCACCTTGCCGGTCTACGCCCTCGGGCGCATGGGCGCGGGTGATGTGAAGTTCCTTGCGGTGGCGGGTCTGTTCAGCGGTGCCGCCGGCCTGCCTGCCGTCTGGATCGTGGGCAGCCTGCTTGCGCTGGTGCATGCGCTGCTGGCGCGATCCGACCGGGTCGCGCTGGTGGTTGCGCGCGCTTCGCAATGGCGCAGCCGCACGCACGGCAACGCGCAGCATCAGGTCCGCCTTCCTCAACCGTTCGACGCCCGGCGCGGCATTCCCTACGCGGCCTATCTCGCCATGGGACTGCTCGCGTGGCTGCTGCGCGCGCAGTAG
- a CDS encoding tetratricopeptide repeat protein — translation MLDLPFRPATPGELEQLGPAALRDKLCGPAAQALPWLGAAALAGHLDAQALLGQWFLAGRGLARDEARAFAWFKHAAHAGHAGAANLAGRCYENGWGTPQDAHAAARWYQLAAERGSDWGMYNLATALTLGRGVAPERAQALDWYRRAAALGHAKSLNIIGGFYEDGWEVERDLAQAAEHYRRAAEGGDFRGQFNHARLLALQGREAEAGRWIRRVPDSATPAFLEKTLAYLREAPQPALRRLYGPLHDALPHAARG, via the coding sequence ATGCTCGACCTGCCCTTCCGCCCCGCCACCCCTGGTGAACTCGAACAGCTCGGCCCCGCCGCCCTGCGCGACAAGCTGTGCGGTCCCGCCGCCCAGGCACTGCCCTGGCTCGGCGCCGCCGCGCTGGCCGGCCATCTCGACGCGCAGGCCCTGCTGGGCCAGTGGTTCCTCGCCGGGCGCGGACTGGCGCGCGACGAAGCGCGCGCCTTCGCCTGGTTCAAGCATGCCGCGCACGCCGGCCACGCCGGCGCCGCCAACCTGGCGGGACGCTGCTACGAGAATGGCTGGGGCACGCCGCAGGACGCGCACGCCGCCGCGCGCTGGTACCAGCTGGCGGCGGAGCGCGGTTCGGACTGGGGCATGTACAACCTGGCCACCGCGCTGACGCTGGGCCGCGGCGTCGCACCCGAGCGCGCGCAGGCGCTGGACTGGTACCGGCGCGCGGCGGCACTCGGCCATGCCAAGTCGCTCAATATCATCGGCGGCTTCTACGAAGACGGCTGGGAAGTCGAGCGCGACCTGGCCCAGGCGGCCGAGCACTACCGCCGCGCCGCCGAGGGCGGCGACTTCCGCGGGCAGTTCAACCACGCGCGCCTGCTCGCGCTGCAAGGCCGCGAGGCCGAGGCCGGCAGGTGGATCCGGCGCGTGCCGGACAGCGCCACGCCCGCCTTCCTCGAGAAGACGCTGGCCTACCTGCGCGAGGCGCCACAGCCGGCGCTACGCCGCCTCTACGGCCCGCTGCACGACGCCTTGCCGCACGCCGCGCGCGGCTGA
- a CDS encoding LysR substrate-binding domain-containing protein — MKNELLNEDLRVFIEVARRSSFSAAAEALGVSPAYISKRIHMLEAALSVRLFHRTTRRVVVSEDGERVYALAQRILDDIDHLYEEVSSTRRNPRGLLRVCSSFGFGRNVVAPAISQLVRQYPALQVRFEVFDRLVDVATEGFDLDIRVGDEIAPHHIARRLGSNHRVLCAAPAYLARRGQPRTLAELASHDCLVIKERDHPFGVWKLRDGQQEQTVKVTGPLSSNNGEIVVRWAVDGHGIALRSTWDVGPQLASGALVQVLPDYRQDANIWAVYPSRLTTSAKIRVCVEFFEAYFRQRGDPAAA; from the coding sequence GTGAAGAATGAACTGCTCAACGAAGACCTCCGTGTCTTCATCGAGGTGGCGCGCCGGTCCAGCTTTTCCGCGGCCGCGGAGGCGCTGGGCGTGTCGCCGGCCTACATCAGCAAGCGCATCCATATGCTGGAGGCGGCGCTTTCCGTGCGCCTTTTCCACCGCACCACGCGCCGCGTGGTAGTCAGCGAGGACGGCGAACGCGTCTACGCGCTGGCGCAGCGCATCCTGGACGATATCGACCACCTCTACGAGGAAGTGTCGAGCACGCGGCGCAACCCGCGCGGCCTGCTGCGGGTGTGCTCCAGCTTCGGCTTCGGCCGCAACGTGGTGGCACCGGCCATCTCGCAGCTGGTGCGGCAGTATCCGGCGCTGCAGGTGCGCTTCGAGGTGTTCGACCGCCTGGTCGACGTGGCCACCGAGGGCTTCGACCTCGACATCCGCGTGGGCGACGAGATCGCCCCGCACCATATCGCGCGGCGCCTGGGCTCCAACCATCGCGTGCTGTGCGCGGCGCCGGCCTACCTGGCCCGGCGCGGGCAGCCGCGCACGCTGGCCGAACTGGCCAGCCACGACTGCCTGGTGATCAAGGAGCGCGATCACCCCTTCGGGGTCTGGAAGCTGCGCGACGGACAGCAGGAGCAGACCGTCAAGGTGACCGGGCCGTTGTCGTCCAACAACGGCGAGATCGTGGTACGCTGGGCGGTGGACGGCCACGGCATTGCGCTGCGCTCCACCTGGGACGTCGGGCCGCAGCTGGCCAGCGGCGCGCTGGTGCAGGTGCTGCCGGACTACCGGCAGGACGCCAATATCTGGGCGGTCTATCCGTCGCGGCTGACCACCTCGGCCAAGATCCGCGTCTGCGTGGAGTTCTTCGAGGCTTATTTCCGCCAGCGCGGCGATCCGGCGGCGGCCTGA
- a CDS encoding collagen-like triple helix repeat-containing protein, with protein MNASIRPISTQPAQRVLALACAAALAMLAGCSSGGSGSGATQDSQTTPTTPVNPPNVTTQSTPLGQVSSGAGNTVIAAGNAVTDIGKQLQNTALPVVPTAARNALGDTVANAGGAVGALGAGVRDGLGKMGSVSDPLGVTVASTGNVVTKLGNTVSSAGNVVTGLGTETLSPLAPVTTPVGSLVSQVGAVVADGGGKLGSVLSTGPVAQLTSTASKAIVPLTTQLTNATQGIGAATGLGQPVNSLLGTVGNNLASVGSLVTNSNAPLVSSLGGVVTEAGRTVAGAGVLLHGDGSTTNPLGGLLGSLPLSGLTGSGASSNPLAPVTGLLGGLTGGSTGGNPLSPVTSLLGGLGGSSSGSNPLAPVTNLVSSLTSGLSGAAGAAGGGSGALPVKTVLTPVTGLLGSATGAAGSATTGTIGTTGLPLVSSLLGGLSH; from the coding sequence ATGAACGCATCGATCCGACCCATTTCCACGCAACCCGCGCAGCGCGTGCTGGCACTTGCCTGTGCCGCGGCCCTCGCCATGCTGGCGGGCTGCTCTTCCGGCGGCTCCGGCAGCGGCGCGACGCAGGATTCCCAGACCACGCCGACCACGCCCGTCAATCCGCCGAACGTGACGACGCAGAGCACGCCGCTCGGCCAGGTGTCCAGCGGCGCCGGCAATACCGTCATCGCCGCCGGCAATGCCGTCACCGATATCGGCAAGCAGTTGCAGAACACCGCGCTGCCGGTGGTGCCGACCGCCGCGCGCAATGCGCTGGGCGATACCGTGGCCAATGCCGGCGGCGCGGTGGGCGCGCTCGGCGCCGGGGTGCGCGATGGCCTGGGCAAGATGGGCTCGGTCAGCGATCCGCTTGGCGTGACGGTGGCCAGCACCGGCAACGTCGTGACCAAGCTGGGCAACACGGTGTCGAGCGCAGGCAATGTGGTGACCGGCCTGGGCACCGAGACGCTGTCGCCGCTGGCGCCGGTGACCACGCCGGTCGGCAGCCTGGTGAGCCAGGTCGGGGCGGTCGTCGCCGATGGCGGCGGCAAGCTCGGCAGCGTGCTGTCCACCGGGCCGGTGGCGCAGCTCACCAGCACGGCCAGCAAGGCCATCGTACCGCTGACCACGCAGCTTACCAATGCCACCCAGGGCATCGGCGCCGCCACCGGCCTCGGCCAGCCGGTCAACAGCCTGCTGGGCACCGTGGGCAACAACCTGGCCAGCGTGGGCAGCCTGGTCACCAACAGCAATGCGCCGCTGGTGTCGAGCCTGGGCGGCGTCGTCACCGAAGCGGGCAGGACCGTGGCCGGCGCGGGCGTCCTGCTGCATGGCGACGGCAGCACCACCAATCCGCTCGGCGGCCTGCTCGGCTCGCTGCCGCTCAGCGGCCTGACGGGCAGCGGCGCCAGCAGCAATCCGCTGGCGCCGGTGACCGGCCTGCTCGGCGGACTCACCGGCGGCAGCACGGGCGGCAATCCTCTGTCTCCCGTCACCAGCCTGCTGGGCGGCCTCGGCGGAAGCTCCAGCGGCTCGAACCCGCTGGCGCCCGTGACCAACCTCGTGTCGAGCCTGACCAGCGGCCTCAGCGGTGCCGCCGGTGCCGCCGGTGGCGGCAGCGGAGCACTGCCGGTGAAGACCGTGCTCACGCCGGTCACCGGCCTGCTCGGCAGCGCCACCGGTGCGGCAGGCAGCGCCACTACGGGCACGATCGGCACCACCGGATTGCCCCTCGTGTCGAGCCTGCTGGGCGGCCTCAGCCACTGA
- a CDS encoding Flp family type IVb pilin, which translates to MKNSIQRFLRDERGATAIEYGLIAGLIAIAIAIATAVSGLGTNLTTFFNGLAGKVSAWASGATSAG; encoded by the coding sequence ATGAAAAATTCCATTCAGCGTTTCCTTCGGGACGAGCGCGGCGCAACGGCCATCGAGTATGGTCTGATCGCCGGTCTGATCGCGATCGCGATCGCGATCGCCACCGCAGTCAGCGGCCTCGGCACCAACCTCACGACATTCTTCAACGGACTGGCCGGCAAGGTTTCGGCCTGGGCATCAGGCGCCACCAGCGCAGGCTGA
- a CDS encoding collagen-like triple helix repeat-containing protein, with protein MRKQHIVLASLLTTLLALGGCASGSGSTSLGTDSGGSSSTGSNGTGSNGSGSNGTGGNGSNNGGNNGGNNGGNNGGNNGGNNGGNNGGSTTSLTPTSSIVNSTGSVVNAAGSTVGQLGQAISGASLPVVSSQTQTGLGNAVSSLGAAVNALGTGLQNGLGNMPNAANPLGTTLASTGNVVNQVGNAVSNVGSAVSGLGSGPLSPLAPVTTPVGSLVTQLGGTVGNVGTQLGTVLSTGPVEQLTSGVSKAIVPLTSQLTSTTQTLGAATGLGQPVNGLLATVGGALAVAGTSLKQTNTPVVSGVGGIVTGTGTTVASLGGVLYNANGSSSGSSPLAPVTSLLGGLGGLGGLAGGSGSSSGPLAPVTGLVSGLTGSLGSATGGSAGSGPLAPVTSLVSSLTGALGSATGGNTGSGALAPVTSLVGNVVGTVTGAVGAVGSVGSTAGAGGGALAPVTNLVSSLTSGVGAATSGSTGSTGSTGGSSGTSGSGGALAPVTNLLGGLLGGLGGSKH; from the coding sequence ATGCGCAAACAACACATCGTCCTGGCATCGCTGCTGACCACGCTGCTGGCACTGGGCGGCTGCGCCAGCGGCAGCGGCTCCACCTCCCTCGGCACAGACTCCGGCGGTAGTTCGAGCACGGGCAGCAACGGCACGGGCAGCAACGGTAGCGGCAGCAACGGAACGGGTGGCAACGGCAGCAACAACGGTGGCAACAACGGCGGAAACAACGGTGGCAACAACGGTGGCAACAACGGTGGCAACAACGGCGGCAACAATGGCGGCTCCACCACTTCGCTGACGCCCACCAGCTCCATCGTCAACAGCACCGGCTCGGTCGTGAACGCGGCCGGCAGCACGGTCGGCCAGCTCGGCCAGGCGATCTCCGGCGCCAGCCTGCCGGTGGTGTCGTCGCAGACCCAGACGGGCCTGGGCAACGCGGTCAGCTCGCTTGGCGCCGCCGTCAACGCGCTGGGGACCGGCCTGCAGAACGGCCTGGGCAACATGCCCAACGCGGCCAACCCGCTCGGCACGACGCTGGCGAGCACCGGTAATGTGGTGAACCAGGTCGGCAACGCCGTCAGCAACGTCGGCAGCGCGGTCAGCGGCCTGGGCAGCGGCCCGCTCTCGCCGCTGGCGCCGGTGACCACGCCGGTCGGCTCGCTGGTGACGCAGCTGGGCGGCACGGTGGGCAACGTGGGCACCCAGCTCGGCACCGTGCTGTCGACCGGCCCGGTCGAACAGCTCACCAGCGGTGTCAGCAAGGCCATCGTGCCGCTGACCTCGCAGCTGACCAGCACCACCCAGACGCTGGGCGCCGCGACCGGCCTCGGCCAGCCGGTCAACGGCCTGCTGGCCACGGTCGGCGGCGCGCTCGCCGTCGCCGGCACTTCGCTCAAGCAGACCAATACGCCGGTGGTATCGGGCGTGGGCGGCATCGTGACCGGCACCGGCACCACGGTCGCGTCGCTGGGCGGCGTGCTCTACAACGCCAACGGCAGCAGCTCGGGCAGCAGCCCGCTGGCACCGGTGACCAGCCTGCTGGGTGGCCTCGGCGGCCTCGGCGGCCTGGCCGGCGGCTCGGGCAGCAGCTCGGGCCCGCTGGCCCCTGTCACCGGCCTCGTCTCGGGCCTGACCGGCAGCCTCGGCAGCGCTACCGGCGGCAGCGCCGGCAGCGGCCCCCTGGCGCCGGTCACCAGCCTGGTCTCGAGCCTGACCGGCGCCCTCGGCAGCGCCACCGGCGGCAATACCGGCAGCGGCGCGCTCGCGCCGGTCACCAGCCTGGTCGGCAACGTGGTCGGCACGGTCACCGGCGCGGTCGGAGCGGTGGGGTCGGTCGGCAGCACCGCCGGCGCCGGCGGCGGTGCACTGGCGCCGGTGACCAACCTGGTCTCCAGCCTCACGAGCGGCGTCGGCGCCGCCACGTCGGGCAGCACCGGCAGCACCGGCAGCACCGGCGGTTCGTCCGGCACGTCGGGCAGCGGCGGCGCGCTGGCGCCCGTCACCAACCTGCTCGGCGGCCTGCTGGGCGGCCTGGGCGGCAGCAAGCACTAG